Proteins encoded together in one Vigna angularis cultivar LongXiaoDou No.4 chromosome 5, ASM1680809v1, whole genome shotgun sequence window:
- the LOC108340647 gene encoding uncharacterized protein LOC108340647, whose product MASFARGAASLTRVGLSASKTPIQLIHRRGLAGAADHHGPPKVNFWKDPMSPSKWKEEHFVIISLSGWGLLVYGGYKLFTGGKGKKEENLVKEASQ is encoded by the exons ATGGCCTCGTTTGCTCGTGGAGCCGCATCCCTAACCCGCGTCGGTCTTTCCGCTTCCAAGACACCCATTCAACTCATCCACCGCCGTGGTCTCGCCGGAGCAGCTG ATCACCATGGACCTCCCAAAGTTAACTTCTGGAAAGACCCAATGAGCCCGTCTAAATGGAAGGAAGAGCAC TTTGTGATTATCTCTTTATCTGGCTGGGGACTACTCGTCTATGGAGGATACAAGCTCTTCACAGGAGGCAAGGGCAAGAAAGAAGAG AATTTGGTAAAAGAAGCATCTCAATGA